GCTGATCGGCATCAACAACCGCAACCTGCGCACCTTCGAGGTCTCGCTGCAGACCACCCTGGACATGCGCCAGGCGGTGCCGCGCGATCGCCTGCTGGTGACCGAAAGCGGCATCCTGGGCGCCGACGACGTCAGCCTGATGCGCAACGCCGGCGTGCATGCCTTCCTGGTCGGTGAGGCGTTCATGCGGGTGGAAGAGCCCGGCGAGGGCCTGCGTCAGCTATTCTTCAGCGCATGACTGCGATCTACCCAACGCCGCGCGACGACGCCCCGCTGGTGGTCTTCGATTTCGATCACACCCTGTACGACGGTGACTCGGGCAGCCATCTGTTTGCCTGGCTGATCAAGCGCAACCCGTTGCGGCTGCTGGCCGCGCTGCTGGCCACCCCGATCCTGGGCCCGCTGGTGGCGCTGCTGCCCACCCGCCGCCGCGGCATTTCCGGGTATGTGTGGATCGCCACCTTCGGCCTGCACCGTGCGCGTGACCTCAACAAGGCCATCGACCGCTACGTGCTGACCCATGAGGCGGACATCCGCCGCCGGCTGTTGCCGGTGGCGCTGGACGTGTTCGCCCAGCACCGTGAGCAGGGCGACCGGGTGGTGGTGGCCACCGGCGCGCCGCCGGAGCTGGCCCGCGCCATCCTCACCTTCGTCGCCCACCAGGGCGTGCCGGTGATCGGTACCGAGGTCGGTCCGTGCCTGGGCGCGGTGGTTGCCACGCGCCACTGCCACAACGAAGAGAAGATGCGCATGCTGCGCGAGCGCGGCTACGGCGAGATCGCCATTGCCTACTCCGACAGTAGTGCCGACCTGCCGCTGTTGCTGGCCGCCAAGGCGCCGGTGGTGGTGAACCCGAAGGCCTCGCGGGTGGCGCACTTCCGGCAGGTGCTGCCGCTGGGCACGCCGATCCTCAACTGGGGCTGCGTCGATCGAGCTGGCGATCCGGTCTGACCGACGCGATTGAATATGCGTCTGGCGTCTTCCAGACCGGATGACGCAACCGGCTCAGGCGGCGCGCCATTGCAGCAGGGCCTGGCCGATCTGGAACAGGCTGATCGCCAGGACCAGCACGCCCACGCCCACCAGCACCCAGCGCTCCTTGACCCGCTTCACCAGCAGCGCGGCAACCGGTGCGGCCATCATCCCGCCAATCAGCAGGCCGGCCACGATGTTCAGGTACTGCAGGCCCATGGTCAGCAGGAAGGTGATCGAGACCGCCAGGGTGACCACGAACTCGGCGGCGTTGACCGTGCCGATGGTGGTCCGGGCCTGGCCACCCCGGGCCAGCAGGGTGGAGGTGGCCACCGGACCCCAACCGCCACCGCCGCTGGCATCCAGCAGGCCGGCGAAGAAGCCCAGCACCGGCACCCGCTTCACTTCCTGGGCCGGCATCAGCCGCCCCGCCGCGCGCAGCAGGATGAAGATCGCCAGCACCAGCAGGTAGCAGTAGATGAACGGGCGGATGAACTCCCCCGGCAACTGGGTCAGCACATAGGCGCCTACGACCCCGCCCACCGCGCCGGGAATGGCCAGGCGCAGGAACAGGCGGCGGTCGACATTGCCGGCCACCAGGTGGGAGACCCCGGACGCGCCGGTGGTGAAGACTTCCGCGGTATGAATGCTGGCGCTCACCGCCGCCGGCGGCAGGCCCATGCTGAGCAGGATCGAGGACGAGATCAGCCCGAAGGCCATGCCCAGCGCGCCGTCGACCAGCTGCGCGCCCAGGCCGATCAGGATGAACCAATAGAATTCGCTGCCAAGCTCCATGGCGCCAGCCTACCGGGAAACAGCCGGGTAGTGCCGGCCGCTGGCCGGCATCCGTGGGCAGTCCGGGCCCGGCGGGAGGCCGGGTGGGGTGCTGCCGGGTAGTGCCGGCAGCTGGCCGGCAACCGTGGGCAGTCCGAGCCCGGCGGGATGCCGGGTGGGGTGTCTAATAGCGTGCCGGGTGGCATGGGGGAGCTGACCGGGTAGCCGACCAGGTAGCCGACCAACGGTCGGCTCTACCGCGCGCGCGGGGGTTAGCGGGTGCCGTACAGGACCACGGTCTTGCCGCGGGCATGCAGCAGGCCGTCGGTCTGCAGCTTCTTGAGCACGCGGCCGGCCATTTCACGCGAGCAGCCGACCAGCCGGGCCAGTTCCTGGCGCGACACGCGCAGCTGGGTGCCCTGCGGGTGGCTCATGGCCTCCGGCTCGCGGGACAGGTCGTGAAGGGTGCGCACGATACGGTCGGTAACGTCCAGGAACGCCAGCCGGCTGGCCTTGCGGCTGGTGTCCAGCAGGCGCTTGGAGATCTGCTGGCCCAGCGCATACAGCAGCCGCGGGGCATCGGCCGAGAGCGGGCCGAGGAACAGCTGGTGCAGGCGTTCGTAGCTGATTTCAGCCAGTTCGCAGGGGGTGCGAGTGCGCAGGATCACCTCGCGGCGGTCCGATTCGACGAACAGGCCCATCTCGCCGACGAACTCACCTGAACCGAAGTAGCCGAGGACCAGCTCACGATCGTCCTCTTCCTCAGCAATTATAGAGACCGAGCCACTGATCACGTAGTAAAGGGTGCCAGCCGGGTCTCCGGGGCGGAACACGTCGGTGCGGGCGGGATAGCGGCGACGATGGCTGTGGGCCAGAAACCGGTCGATGGTGGCGATATCCAGGGCCAATGGACTTGCGGCAAGGCGCACTGTTGACACGGTTGAGGCGCTCCCTTTGCTCATGAACAATTCACGGCTATGTGCCGCGAGCTTAACGATCCGATTTGTTAAGGGCAAACAAAGCACAGCTACTCGTGTCAATGCAAGTTTCGCCCCCGATCACTTTGCCCCATAATTCCCCCTTTCCCACCACTCACAGGATCGACCGCCGTGGTCAAGCCGTTGCCTCGCCTCAGGTTGCAGGGTTTCAACAACCTCACCAAGGCGCTGAGCTTCAACATCTATGACGTGTGTTACGCGCGCACCGAAGAGGAGCGTCAGCGTTACATTGAATACATCGATGAAGAGTACAACGCCGACAGGCTTACTCAAATCTTGACCGATGTCGCCGAGATCATCGGCGCCAACATCCTTAACGTGGCGCGCCAGGATTACGATCCGCAGGGTGCCTCGGTGACGATCCTGATCTCGGAAGAGCCGGTGATCGACAAGAAGCAGGCCGGCAAGGAGTTGATCTCCGACGCCGTGGTCGCGCACATGGACAAGTCGCACATCACCGTGCACACCTATCCGGAAACGCACCCGCAGGAAGGCATCGCCACCTTCCGCGCCGACATCGACGTGGCCACCTGCGGCGTGATTTCGCCGTTGAAGGCGCTGAACTACCTGATCGAGAGTCTGGAATCGGACATCGTGATCATGGACTACCGCGTGCGTGGCTTCACCCGTGATGTGAAGGGCAAGAAGCACTACATCGATCACAAGATCAACTCGAT
This is a stretch of genomic DNA from Stenotrophomonas rhizophila. It encodes these proteins:
- a CDS encoding haloacid dehalogenase-like hydrolase, which encodes MTAIYPTPRDDAPLVVFDFDHTLYDGDSGSHLFAWLIKRNPLRLLAALLATPILGPLVALLPTRRRGISGYVWIATFGLHRARDLNKAIDRYVLTHEADIRRRLLPVALDVFAQHREQGDRVVVATGAPPELARAILTFVAHQGVPVIGTEVGPCLGAVVATRHCHNEEKMRMLRERGYGEIAIAYSDSSADLPLLLAAKAPVVVNPKASRVAHFRQVLPLGTPILNWGCVDRAGDPV
- a CDS encoding sulfite exporter TauE/SafE family protein, yielding MELGSEFYWFILIGLGAQLVDGALGMAFGLISSSILLSMGLPPAAVSASIHTAEVFTTGASGVSHLVAGNVDRRLFLRLAIPGAVGGVVGAYVLTQLPGEFIRPFIYCYLLVLAIFILLRAAGRLMPAQEVKRVPVLGFFAGLLDASGGGGWGPVATSTLLARGGQARTTIGTVNAAEFVVTLAVSITFLLTMGLQYLNIVAGLLIGGMMAAPVAALLVKRVKERWVLVGVGVLVLAISLFQIGQALLQWRAA
- the crp gene encoding cAMP-activated global transcriptional regulator CRP; this encodes MSKGSASTVSTVRLAASPLALDIATIDRFLAHSHRRRYPARTDVFRPGDPAGTLYYVISGSVSIIAEEEDDRELVLGYFGSGEFVGEMGLFVESDRREVILRTRTPCELAEISYERLHQLFLGPLSADAPRLLYALGQQISKRLLDTSRKASRLAFLDVTDRIVRTLHDLSREPEAMSHPQGTQLRVSRQELARLVGCSREMAGRVLKKLQTDGLLHARGKTVVLYGTR
- the speD gene encoding adenosylmethionine decarboxylase; protein product: MVKPLPRLRLQGFNNLTKALSFNIYDVCYARTEEERQRYIEYIDEEYNADRLTQILTDVAEIIGANILNVARQDYDPQGASVTILISEEPVIDKKQAGKELISDAVVAHMDKSHITVHTYPETHPQEGIATFRADIDVATCGVISPLKALNYLIESLESDIVIMDYRVRGFTRDVKGKKHYIDHKINSIQNFLAKNIKSRYEMFDVNVYQENIFHTKMHLKDFDLDQYLFEEKAKNISFKERMKIEALLRREIEELFHGRNLAE